Proteins encoded by one window of Streptomyces sp. NBC_01477:
- a CDS encoding non-ribosomal peptide synthetase — translation MTDAPSQSYGAERSATGEDGLSAAERRLPAQQPSAAPGPQAAARPEDARPVQASGAQRRMWIHAQLHPGTAAYNLGRAVRLSGRLDRTALDSALAALVGRHDALRTTFLDVDGSLHQVVADRVEPPLLPADSRGDRSGEAEWMAGLDGAPFDLAAGPLVRFGLLRHSDDEHLLMVVAHHAVVDETSLGIVLDEVYALYEEFSTGRPSTLPQPPAPYQDFARRRETRAAEPHYAEHLAFWRRTLGEGPPRLDLPTDRPRPAVPGAGAVSHRFTLDPAAWEGLRTLARQHGATTYMAAVTALTVLLHRYTGQRDITVGSPVQGRSHPGLEKAVGCFADTVVLRTAVEGTLSFGGLLDRVRDTCRDAFAHQEVPLDAVASELRWDRSTSAGPLPQVLAVMQDPPREAAFAGLRAEPVERTADPARFDLVLSCWESGGTLHGTVTGNADLYEASTVARCAGHLVRLLESVAATGEGASVAGLEIVPAQERELLLRWGRPAEGDDPLVEQDLAALVRAAGLRDPGAVAVECGAATVTYAGLEARAEALAGRLRERGVGPGTLVGVLLERSVDLVVALLAVLKAGGAFVPLEVSWPAARVQDIAAGCGLRLVLGGPQAEQLLAGSGVQVLHPGAPEGAAERDAADRTDTGEAADTDTDTDMERLAYVIHTSGSTGTPKGVMIRQQAICNRMLWQIRKLGLTADDAVLHKAPLGFDISVNEIFLPLVAGARLVVAEPGDDGDIARLLTTVEQHRVTFLYIVASMLDVLLERPEAAARIRSLRHVWCGGEALTGELYARFRQASGARMYHGYGPAETTIGVSCRVFEPDEHPERISIGRPNPNARLYVLDPALRPVPVGVCGELHVGGLPLAQGYLNDPARTAASFIADPYADDPDGRMYRTGDLARFRADGEIEFLGRLDDQVKIRGFRVEPGEIAAVLARHPRVRQASVLARAAAGGGHELIAFCSVADGQDADPSRTGGDALRGWLGGRLPAHAVPRAVVVLADLPLTTAGKVDRKALAALPLPPAGAEGGYTAPASGTQDEVARIWAEVLAADKVGAHDNFFDLGGHSLLVIRMQTLIEQRLGRKVPLLALFGNTTVARLADYLESADGSESGADLAPEEADSRARARALRGREALSLRRSRRGGAARPPGAQGTADARHASDEESAR, via the coding sequence ATGACCGACGCCCCTTCGCAGTCCTACGGCGCCGAGCGGTCCGCGACCGGTGAGGACGGCCTGTCCGCCGCCGAGCGGCGGTTACCCGCACAGCAGCCGTCCGCCGCACCCGGGCCGCAGGCCGCCGCCCGTCCGGAGGACGCACGACCCGTACAGGCCAGTGGCGCGCAGCGCCGGATGTGGATCCACGCGCAGCTGCACCCCGGCACCGCCGCCTACAACCTCGGCCGGGCCGTCCGGCTGTCCGGCAGGCTGGACCGGACGGCCCTGGACTCGGCCCTGGCCGCACTCGTCGGCAGGCACGACGCGTTGCGCACCACGTTCCTCGATGTGGACGGCTCCCTGCACCAGGTGGTGGCCGACCGCGTCGAACCGCCGCTGCTACCGGCCGACTCGCGCGGGGACCGGTCCGGTGAGGCGGAGTGGATGGCCGGCCTGGACGGCGCGCCCTTCGATCTGGCAGCCGGCCCGCTGGTCCGCTTCGGGCTGCTGCGCCACAGCGACGACGAGCACCTGCTGATGGTCGTCGCGCACCACGCGGTGGTGGACGAGACCTCGCTCGGCATCGTCCTTGACGAGGTCTACGCGCTGTACGAGGAGTTCAGCACCGGGCGGCCCAGTACGCTGCCGCAGCCGCCCGCGCCCTACCAGGACTTCGCGCGCCGGCGCGAGACCCGTGCGGCGGAGCCGCACTACGCCGAGCACCTGGCCTTCTGGCGCCGCACGCTGGGTGAGGGGCCGCCGCGGCTGGACCTGCCCACCGACCGGCCCCGGCCGGCCGTCCCCGGGGCCGGCGCCGTCTCCCACCGCTTCACCCTCGACCCGGCCGCCTGGGAAGGGCTCCGCACGCTGGCGCGGCAGCACGGGGCGACGACGTACATGGCCGCGGTGACCGCGCTGACGGTCCTGCTGCACCGCTACACCGGGCAGCGGGACATCACGGTGGGCTCCCCCGTGCAGGGCAGGTCGCACCCCGGGCTGGAGAAGGCCGTGGGCTGCTTCGCCGACACCGTGGTGCTGCGCACCGCCGTGGAAGGGACGCTGTCCTTCGGCGGCCTGCTCGACCGGGTCCGCGACACCTGCCGCGACGCGTTCGCCCACCAGGAGGTGCCGCTGGACGCCGTCGCCTCCGAGCTGCGCTGGGACCGTTCGACGAGCGCGGGCCCGCTGCCGCAGGTACTGGCGGTGATGCAGGACCCGCCGCGGGAGGCCGCCTTCGCCGGGCTGCGGGCGGAGCCGGTCGAGCGGACGGCGGACCCGGCCCGCTTCGACCTGGTGCTCAGCTGCTGGGAGTCCGGCGGCACACTGCACGGCACCGTCACCGGGAACGCGGACCTCTACGAGGCGTCCACCGTGGCCCGCTGTGCGGGCCATCTGGTCAGGCTGCTGGAGTCGGTGGCGGCGACGGGCGAGGGGGCCTCCGTGGCCGGCCTGGAGATCGTGCCCGCTCAGGAGCGGGAGCTGCTGCTGCGCTGGGGCCGGCCGGCCGAGGGCGACGACCCGCTCGTCGAGCAAGACCTGGCGGCGCTGGTGCGTGCGGCCGGGCTGCGCGACCCCGGCGCGGTGGCCGTCGAGTGCGGAGCGGCCACCGTGACCTACGCCGGGCTCGAAGCGCGCGCCGAGGCGCTCGCCGGCCGCCTGCGGGAGCGGGGGGTCGGTCCTGGGACGCTGGTCGGTGTGCTGCTGGAGCGTTCCGTCGACCTGGTGGTGGCGCTGCTCGCGGTGCTCAAGGCGGGCGGCGCCTTCGTCCCGCTGGAGGTCTCGTGGCCGGCCGCGCGGGTGCAGGACATCGCCGCGGGCTGCGGCCTGCGGCTCGTGCTGGGCGGGCCGCAGGCCGAACAGCTGCTGGCGGGCAGCGGCGTGCAGGTCCTGCACCCCGGCGCGCCGGAGGGCGCCGCGGAGCGGGACGCGGCGGACCGCACGGACACGGGCGAAGCCGCGGACACGGACACGGACACGGACATGGAACGCCTGGCGTACGTCATCCACACCTCGGGATCGACCGGTACGCCCAAGGGAGTGATGATCCGTCAGCAGGCCATCTGTAACCGGATGCTCTGGCAGATCCGCAAGCTGGGCCTGACCGCCGACGACGCCGTGCTGCACAAGGCGCCGCTGGGCTTCGACATATCGGTCAACGAGATCTTCCTGCCGCTGGTGGCCGGCGCGCGGCTGGTGGTGGCCGAACCCGGCGACGACGGTGACATCGCCCGGCTGCTGACCACCGTCGAGCAGCACCGCGTCACGTTCCTCTACATCGTCGCCTCGATGCTGGACGTCCTGCTCGAACGGCCGGAGGCGGCGGCCCGCATCCGGTCGCTGCGGCACGTGTGGTGCGGCGGCGAGGCGCTGACCGGGGAGCTCTACGCCCGCTTCCGGCAGGCGTCCGGCGCCCGGATGTACCACGGCTACGGTCCCGCCGAGACGACCATCGGCGTCAGCTGCCGGGTCTTCGAGCCGGACGAGCACCCCGAGCGCATCTCGATCGGGCGGCCCAACCCGAACGCCCGGCTGTACGTGCTCGACCCGGCGCTGCGCCCGGTGCCGGTAGGGGTGTGCGGCGAACTGCACGTCGGCGGGCTGCCGCTGGCGCAGGGCTACCTCAACGACCCGGCGCGCACAGCGGCGTCCTTCATCGCCGACCCGTACGCCGACGACCCGGACGGGCGGATGTACAGGACCGGCGACCTGGCGCGCTTCCGTGCCGACGGGGAGATCGAGTTCCTGGGACGGCTCGACGACCAGGTGAAGATCCGCGGCTTCCGGGTCGAGCCGGGCGAGATCGCCGCGGTGCTGGCCCGGCACCCGCGGGTGCGCCAGGCGTCGGTCCTGGCCAGGGCCGCGGCGGGCGGCGGCCACGAGCTGATCGCCTTCTGCTCGGTCGCCGACGGGCAGGACGCGGACCCGTCGCGGACCGGCGGCGACGCCCTGCGCGGCTGGCTGGGCGGGCGGCTGCCCGCGCACGCGGTGCCGCGGGCCGTGGTGGTCCTGGCGGACCTGCCGCTGACGACCGCGGGGAAGGTCGACCGCAAGGCGCTGGCCGCGCTGCCGCTGCCGCCGGCCGGCGCGGAGGGCGGCTACACCGCTCCCGCCTCCGGCACCCAGGACGAGGTGGCCAGGATCTGGGCGGAGGTCCTGGCGGCCGACAAGGTCGGGGCGCACGACAACTTCTTCGACCTCGGCGGCCATTCGCTGCTGGTGATCCGGATGCAGACGCTGATCGAGCAGCGGCTCGGCCGCAAGGTGCCGCTGCTGGCGCTGTTCGGCAACACGACCGTGGCCCGGCTCGCGGACTACCTGGAGTCGGCCGACGGCTCGGAGTCCGGCGCGGACCTCGCGCCGGAGGAGGCCGACTCGCGTGCCCGGGCGCGGGCGCTGCGCGGCCGGGAGGCCCTGTCGCTGCGCAGGTCGCGCCGGGGCGGCGCGGCCAGGCCGCCGGGCGCGCAGGGGACAGCGGACGCACGGCACGCGTCGGACGAGGAGAGCGCACGATGA
- a CDS encoding non-ribosomal peptide synthetase — MNAAPGAAERRFPLTDTQQAYLVGRGDLYPLGNVSTHAYLELEGPLDVDRFVRAWRLLVDRHGMLRTVVDPDRHEQRELPEVPDPPIEVADLRGRGAGEVRAALAALRERLSHEVRPADRWPLFSVAVCLLGEGVCRVHIGFDGLTVDWASWHVMYRDLSALYEDPDAELPALHGGFEGYLRQSAAAADPAELREAEDFWDGRLRDLPDAPALPLRTDPATVLRPRFVRREAVLDRDTWSRLRQRAAAAGLTPTGVVLAAYAEVVARWSATDRFTLNVPSMNRESRVPGAADLVGEFASFTLVEADHSGRGIFTERARGLQRRLLESLEHRELGGVQLLRRLTRARGGEQARMPVVLTSTLALSEARPHALERALTQVYGITQTPQVHLDAQVEERRGTLACNWDAVEELFPPGVLDAMFGAWTALLTRLADDPAVWELDDLGLLPPEQAARRLRAQGARRPVPHELVQDAFLRQAARQPQAPALVSASGTLSYGGLLARATGLARRLGGEPGVAPGALVGLLFDKSEEQVVAALAALLAGCAYVPLDPESPPGRLRLLLAAAGPAAVLTHAPLAGAVPAGPWPVLRADGPADLDADGDGLLPPPRDPSDLAYVLFTSGTTGTPKGVMIEHRGVVNCLRETVEHFGIGPGDRCLGVTALHHDMSLFDIFGVLGAGGTLVLPDAARRTDPAHWVELMARHRVTVWNSVPAMMEMLLGRLTDTATPLDGAPGDLRLAFLGGDWIPLPTARELPRRFPGARLVSVGGPTETTLWNIWYPVEDIDPGWTSVPYGTPIANTRYHVLDRALRDRPEGVAGELYCSGPGVARGYLGSPQATAAAFVTHPRTGERLYRSGDLGRYRPDGVIEFVGRSDGQVQIAGRRVEPAEVEAALAAHPAVAGAAVVPVRRDGLAGHRGLAAFVVPVHGLPEPGADELRTHLGTLLPAHLLPGGITLCADLPLTRNGKVDRESLARTAASARAAGPAEDEGAAGDPLVELLSRTWASALGLPRVGPRDNFFSLGGDSLVGARMLARLRETFPDEELSPRALMATSDVVGMARALTEEESEPGRMAQIAAVHLYVADLSPEQLDAELAAGQVPPGVAS; from the coding sequence ATGAACGCCGCACCCGGCGCCGCCGAGCGGCGCTTCCCGCTGACGGACACCCAGCAGGCCTACCTGGTCGGCCGCGGTGACCTCTATCCGCTGGGCAATGTCAGCACCCACGCCTATCTCGAACTCGAAGGACCGCTGGACGTGGACCGGTTCGTCCGCGCCTGGCGGCTGCTGGTGGACCGGCACGGCATGCTGCGCACGGTCGTCGACCCGGACCGGCACGAGCAGCGGGAGCTGCCGGAGGTCCCCGACCCGCCGATCGAGGTCGCCGACCTGCGCGGCCGGGGCGCCGGGGAGGTCCGCGCCGCGCTCGCCGCGCTGCGCGAGCGGCTCTCGCACGAGGTGCGCCCCGCCGACCGCTGGCCGCTCTTCTCCGTCGCGGTCTGCCTGCTCGGCGAGGGGGTGTGCCGGGTGCACATCGGCTTCGACGGACTGACCGTCGACTGGGCCAGCTGGCATGTGATGTACCGCGACCTGTCCGCGCTCTACGAGGACCCGGACGCCGAACTGCCCGCGCTGCACGGCGGATTCGAGGGGTACCTGCGGCAGTCCGCCGCGGCGGCCGATCCGGCGGAGCTGCGCGAGGCGGAGGACTTCTGGGACGGGCGCCTGCGCGATCTGCCGGACGCCCCGGCGCTGCCGCTGCGCACCGACCCCGCCACCGTGCTCCGCCCGCGCTTCGTCCGCCGCGAGGCCGTACTCGACCGCGACACGTGGTCCCGGCTGCGGCAGCGCGCGGCGGCGGCCGGCCTGACGCCGACCGGTGTCGTGCTGGCGGCGTACGCGGAGGTGGTCGCCCGCTGGAGCGCCACCGACCGCTTCACCCTGAACGTGCCCAGCATGAACCGGGAGTCCCGGGTGCCGGGGGCGGCCGACCTGGTCGGCGAGTTCGCCTCCTTCACCCTGGTCGAGGCCGACCACAGCGGGCGCGGCATCTTCACCGAGCGCGCCAGGGGCCTGCAACGCCGGCTGCTGGAGAGCCTGGAGCACAGGGAGCTGGGCGGCGTGCAGCTGCTGCGCCGGCTGACCCGGGCCCGCGGCGGCGAGCAGGCCCGCATGCCGGTCGTGCTCACCAGCACCCTCGCCCTGAGCGAGGCCCGGCCGCACGCGCTGGAGCGGGCCCTGACCCAGGTGTACGGCATCACACAGACTCCCCAGGTGCACCTGGACGCGCAGGTGGAGGAGCGGCGCGGCACCCTGGCCTGCAACTGGGACGCGGTGGAGGAGCTCTTCCCGCCCGGTGTGCTGGACGCGATGTTCGGCGCGTGGACCGCGCTCCTGACGCGTCTCGCGGACGATCCCGCGGTCTGGGAGCTGGACGACCTCGGCCTGCTGCCGCCGGAGCAGGCGGCACGCCGGCTGCGGGCGCAGGGCGCGCGGCGGCCGGTGCCGCACGAGCTGGTGCAGGACGCGTTCCTGCGGCAGGCGGCGCGGCAGCCGCAGGCGCCCGCGCTGGTGAGCGCGTCCGGGACGCTGAGCTACGGCGGCCTGCTCGCGCGGGCCACCGGGCTGGCCCGGCGGCTGGGCGGCGAGCCGGGGGTGGCCCCGGGCGCGCTGGTCGGCCTGCTGTTCGACAAGAGCGAGGAGCAGGTGGTCGCGGCGCTCGCGGCACTCCTGGCGGGCTGTGCCTATGTGCCGCTGGACCCCGAGTCGCCGCCCGGCCGGCTCCGGCTGCTGCTGGCGGCCGCCGGTCCGGCGGCCGTGCTCACCCACGCCCCGCTGGCCGGCGCGGTGCCGGCCGGCCCGTGGCCGGTGCTGCGCGCGGACGGCCCCGCGGACCTGGACGCCGACGGCGACGGGCTCCTGCCGCCGCCGCGCGACCCCTCCGACCTGGCCTACGTCCTGTTCACCTCCGGGACGACCGGCACCCCGAAAGGGGTGATGATCGAGCACCGGGGGGTGGTGAACTGCCTGCGGGAGACCGTCGAGCACTTCGGGATCGGCCCCGGCGACCGGTGCCTGGGGGTGACCGCGCTCCACCACGACATGTCGCTGTTCGACATCTTCGGGGTGCTGGGCGCGGGAGGGACGCTGGTCCTTCCCGACGCGGCCCGCAGGACCGACCCCGCGCACTGGGTGGAGCTGATGGCCCGCCACCGGGTGACCGTGTGGAATTCGGTGCCGGCCATGATGGAGATGCTGCTCGGCCGGCTCACCGACACCGCGACGCCGCTGGACGGCGCCCCCGGCGATCTGCGGCTGGCCTTCCTCGGCGGCGACTGGATCCCGCTGCCGACCGCCCGGGAGCTGCCGCGGCGCTTCCCCGGGGCCCGGCTGGTCTCGGTCGGCGGCCCGACCGAGACCACCCTGTGGAACATCTGGTATCCCGTCGAGGACATCGACCCGGGCTGGACGTCCGTCCCCTACGGCACCCCGATCGCCAACACCCGCTACCACGTGCTGGACCGGGCGCTGCGCGACCGGCCCGAGGGTGTCGCGGGGGAGCTGTACTGCTCGGGACCGGGGGTGGCCCGCGGCTACCTCGGCAGCCCGCAGGCCACCGCCGCCGCCTTCGTCACCCACCCGCGGACCGGGGAGCGGCTCTACCGCAGCGGCGATCTCGGGCGCTACCGCCCCGACGGGGTGATCGAGTTCGTGGGCCGCAGCGACGGCCAGGTGCAGATCGCCGGGCGCCGCGTGGAGCCGGCGGAGGTGGAGGCGGCGCTGGCCGCGCATCCCGCGGTCGCCGGTGCCGCCGTGGTGCCGGTGCGGCGCGACGGCCTGGCCGGGCACCGGGGGCTGGCGGCGTTCGTCGTGCCGGTCCACGGCCTGCCGGAGCCCGGGGCCGATGAGCTGCGCACCCACCTCGGCACGCTGCTGCCCGCCCACCTCCTGCCGGGCGGCATCACGCTGTGCGCGGACCTGCCGCTGACCCGCAACGGGAAGGTGGACCGGGAGTCCCTGGCGCGTACGGCGGCGAGCGCGCGGGCGGCCGGACCCGCCGAGGACGAGGGGGCGGCCGGCGACCCGCTGGTCGAACTGCTCTCCAGGACCTGGGCCTCCGCGCTCGGCCTGCCCCGGGTGGGACCGCGCGACAACTTCTTCTCCCTGGGCGGCGACTCGCTGGTCGGTGCCCGCATGCTGGCCCGGCTGCGCGAGACCTTCCCCGACGAGGAGCTGTCGCCGCGCGCCCTGATGGCCACCTCCGACGTGGTCGGGATGGCGCGGGCGCTGACCGAGGAGGAGTCGGAGCCGGGCCGGATGGCGCAGATCGCCGCGGTGCACCTGTACGTGGCCGACCTCAGCCCCGAGCAGCTCGACGCCGAACTGGCCGCCGGACAGGTCCCGCCGGGGGTGGCGTCATGA